From a single Azospirillum fermentarium genomic region:
- a CDS encoding ABC-F family ATP-binding cassette domain-containing protein produces MIRFENVSKHNSHRILFLEASAALNRGEKVGLVGPNGAGKTTLFRMITGEELPDTGQVSIEKQVLIGYFNQDVGEMAGRSAVAEVMDGAGPVSSVAAELASLEAAMCDPGRDDMDAVIERYGEVQARFDELGGYELEGRAREVLAGLSFSQEMMDADVGALSGGWKMRVALARILLMRPDAMLLDEPSNHLDIESLIWLEKFLKEYDGAVLMTSHDREFMNRIVNKIIEIDGGSLNSYSGDYGFYEQQRALNEKQQQAQFERQQAMLAKELKFIERFKARASHASQVQSRVKKLDKIERVEPPKRRQTVVFDFPSAPRSGDDVAVLKNVHKGYGSRAIYQGFDLTIRRKERWCVMGVNGAGKSTLLKLVAGVTEPDQGTVTVGGSVKMGYFSQHAMELLDGDSTVFEALEAAFPLAGQGSLRALAGCFGFSGDDVEKRCRVLSGGEKARLVMAKMLYNPPNFLVLDEPTNHLDLDTKQMLVKALGAYEGTMLFVSHDRHFLAALSNRVLELTPDGIHQYGGGYTEYVASTGQEAPGIRN; encoded by the coding sequence ATGATCCGCTTTGAAAACGTCAGCAAACACAACAGCCACCGCATCCTTTTTCTTGAGGCTTCCGCAGCGCTGAACCGGGGGGAGAAGGTCGGGCTGGTCGGTCCCAACGGTGCGGGCAAGACCACGCTGTTCCGCATGATCACGGGCGAGGAACTGCCCGACACCGGGCAGGTCTCCATCGAAAAGCAGGTTCTGATCGGCTATTTCAATCAGGACGTCGGCGAAATGGCGGGCCGCAGCGCGGTGGCCGAGGTGATGGACGGGGCCGGGCCGGTCAGCAGCGTGGCGGCGGAACTCGCCAGCCTGGAAGCGGCCATGTGCGACCCCGGCCGCGACGACATGGACGCCGTCATCGAACGCTACGGCGAGGTGCAGGCGCGGTTCGACGAGTTGGGCGGCTATGAGCTTGAGGGCCGCGCGCGGGAGGTGCTGGCCGGGCTGAGCTTCAGCCAGGAGATGATGGACGCCGATGTCGGCGCCCTGTCGGGCGGGTGGAAAATGCGCGTGGCGCTGGCCCGCATCCTGCTGATGCGCCCCGACGCCATGCTGCTGGACGAACCCAGCAACCATCTGGACATCGAAAGCCTGATCTGGCTGGAAAAGTTCCTCAAGGAATACGACGGCGCGGTGCTGATGACCTCGCACGACCGCGAGTTCATGAACCGCATCGTCAACAAGATCATCGAGATCGACGGCGGCTCGCTGAACAGCTATTCCGGCGACTACGGCTTCTATGAACAGCAGCGGGCGCTGAACGAAAAGCAGCAGCAGGCGCAGTTCGAACGGCAGCAGGCCATGCTGGCGAAGGAGCTGAAGTTCATCGAGCGGTTCAAGGCCCGCGCCTCCCACGCCAGCCAGGTGCAGAGCCGCGTCAAGAAGCTGGACAAGATCGAGCGGGTGGAGCCGCCCAAGCGGCGCCAGACCGTGGTGTTCGACTTCCCCTCTGCCCCGCGCTCGGGCGATGACGTGGCGGTGCTGAAGAACGTGCACAAGGGCTATGGCAGCCGGGCCATCTACCAGGGCTTTGACCTGACCATCCGCCGCAAGGAGCGCTGGTGCGTCATGGGCGTCAACGGCGCCGGCAAGTCCACGCTGCTGAAGCTGGTGGCCGGCGTGACCGAGCCGGATCAGGGCACCGTTACCGTCGGCGGCAGCGTCAAGATGGGCTATTTCTCCCAGCACGCCATGGAACTGCTGGACGGCGACAGCACGGTGTTCGAGGCGTTGGAGGCGGCCTTTCCCCTGGCGGGCCAGGGGTCGCTGCGGGCGCTGGCCGGCTGTTTCGGCTTTTCCGGCGACGACGTGGAAAAGCGGTGCCGGGTGCTGTCGGGCGGGGAAAAGGCCCGGCTGGTGATGGCGAAGATGCTGTACAACCCGCCGAACTTCCTGGTGCTCGACGAACCGACCAACCATCTGGATCTCGACACCAAGCAGATGCTGGTGAAGGCGCTGGGGGCGTACGAGGGCACCATGCTGTTCGTGTCGCACGACCGCCATTTCCTGGCCGCCCTGTCCAACCGGGTGCTGGAACTGACGCCGGACGGCATCCACCAGTACGGCGGCGGCTACACCGAATATGTGGCGAGCACCGGCCAGGAAGCCCCCGGTATCCGCAACTGA
- a CDS encoding universal stress protein → MGYKNILVHLDEGDRCSERLGVALRLAQSCGATVTGLFAQSENSGPSLVARRASDHLLAAAQRVREVFEAAAADAGVTARWWQLSHGEYGHVIGETVICARYTDLVVLGQHEQGGDNRVPPSLVEEVLLNAGRPVLVVPFAGQFPVVGERVIIAWNASREAARAVNDAIPVMKHAKSVLVLALHPPRDSVADSGEVPQVDILEHLASHGIEAKRERMTVQNILPMDAVLSRASDEGSDLLVMGGFGGYSAGAFPLFNRGSNTRHILRQMTIPVLMSH, encoded by the coding sequence ATGGGCTACAAGAATATTCTGGTGCATCTGGACGAGGGTGACCGCTGCAGCGAGCGGCTGGGCGTGGCGTTGCGGCTGGCCCAGTCCTGCGGGGCGACGGTCACCGGCCTGTTCGCCCAGAGCGAAAATTCCGGCCCCAGCCTGGTGGCCCGGCGCGCCAGCGACCACCTTCTGGCCGCCGCCCAGCGGGTACGGGAAGTTTTCGAGGCCGCGGCGGCGGATGCCGGCGTGACGGCGCGCTGGTGGCAGCTTTCCCATGGGGAATACGGCCATGTGATCGGCGAAACGGTCATCTGCGCCCGCTACACCGACCTTGTGGTGCTGGGCCAGCACGAACAGGGCGGCGACAACCGCGTGCCCCCGTCGCTGGTGGAAGAGGTGCTGCTGAACGCCGGGCGCCCGGTGCTGGTGGTGCCCTTCGCCGGGCAGTTCCCGGTGGTGGGCGAACGGGTCATCATCGCCTGGAACGCCAGCCGCGAGGCTGCCCGCGCCGTCAACGACGCCATTCCGGTGATGAAGCACGCCAAGTCGGTGCTGGTGCTGGCGCTGCACCCGCCGCGCGACAGCGTGGCCGATTCCGGTGAAGTGCCGCAGGTGGACATCCTGGAGCACCTGGCCAGCCACGGGATCGAGGCCAAGCGGGAACGCATGACCGTGCAGAACATCCTGCCCATGGACGCCGTGCTGTCGCGCGCGTCGGACGAGGGGTCGGACCTGCTGGTGATGGGCGGCTTCGGCGGCTACAGCGCCGGGGCCTTCCCCCTGTTCAACCGCGGCAGCAACACCCGCCACATCCTGCGCCAGATGACCATTCCGGTGCTGATGTCCCACTGA
- a CDS encoding hydroxymethylglutaryl-CoA lyase, with product MTILPARVRMVEVGPRDGLQNEPADVPAAVKIELVNRLSAAGLPMIEAGSFVSPKWVPRMADSAAVFAGIDRKPGVRYAALTPNDKGLEAALAARADEVAVFAAASESFSRKNINCSIDESLDRFAPVMERAKAAKVPVRGYVSCVLGCPYEGEIAPAAVADVSRRLLDMGCYEISLGDTIGTGTPGKAQAMIAAVAGVVPMDRIAVHFHDTYGQALANIFAALEMGVAVVDSSVAGLGGCPYAKGASGNVASEDVLYLLNGLGIETGVDLDRLVEAGAFISAHLGRPSASKVARARGCA from the coding sequence ATGACCATTCTTCCCGCCCGCGTGCGGATGGTGGAGGTCGGCCCCCGCGACGGTCTCCAGAACGAACCGGCGGACGTGCCGGCGGCGGTGAAGATCGAGCTGGTCAACCGCCTGTCCGCCGCCGGTCTGCCGATGATCGAGGCCGGCAGTTTCGTGTCGCCCAAATGGGTGCCGCGGATGGCCGACTCCGCCGCCGTCTTTGCCGGGATCGACCGCAAACCGGGCGTGCGCTACGCCGCCCTCACGCCCAACGACAAGGGGCTGGAGGCTGCGCTGGCGGCCAGAGCCGACGAGGTGGCGGTGTTCGCCGCCGCCTCGGAAAGCTTTTCCCGCAAGAACATCAATTGTTCCATTGACGAAAGCCTGGACCGCTTCGCGCCCGTGATGGAGCGGGCCAAGGCGGCGAAGGTGCCGGTGCGGGGCTATGTCTCCTGCGTGCTGGGCTGTCCGTACGAGGGGGAGATCGCCCCGGCGGCGGTGGCGGACGTGTCCCGGCGCCTTTTGGACATGGGGTGTTACGAGATCTCGCTGGGCGACACCATCGGCACCGGCACGCCGGGCAAGGCGCAGGCGATGATCGCCGCCGTGGCCGGCGTCGTGCCCATGGACCGCATCGCCGTGCATTTCCACGACACCTACGGGCAGGCGCTGGCCAACATCTTCGCGGCCCTGGAAATGGGGGTGGCGGTGGTGGACTCCTCGGTCGCCGGGCTGGGGGGATGCCCGTACGCCAAGGGGGCTTCGGGCAATGTGGCGAGCGAGGATGTGCTCTATCTGCTGAACGGGCTGGGCATCGAGACCGGCGTGGACCTGGACCGGCTGGTGGAGGCCGGGGCGTTCATCAGCGCACATCTGGGCAGACCTTCCGCATCCAAGGTTGCCCGTGCCCGCGGCTGCGCCTAA
- a CDS encoding acetyl-CoA carboxylase biotin carboxylase subunit, whose translation MFDTILIANRGEIAARVIRTARRLGIRTVAVHSDADAKALHVALADEAVCIGPAAASESYLRGDTILEVARLTGAQAIHPGYGFLSENAGFAAACADSGITFIGPPIEAIRVMGSKAESKRVMSGADVPLVPGYHGTAQDLDTLAAEAGRIGYPVLVKASAGGGGKGMRVVRDPADFADAVAGARREAKAAFGDDSLLLEKYLTRPRHVEIQVFADTHGNAVYLFERDCSLQRRHQKVIEEAPAPSLPDDIRRRMGEAAVAAARAVNYVGAGTVEFLYEDGRFYFIEMNTRLQVEHPVTEMITGQDLVEWQIRVASGQPLPLMQDQLVRKGHAFEARLYAEDPQRDFLPQTGRLVRLRPPAENAHVRVDTGVREGDSVTVHYDPMIAKLIVWDETRDAALRRLHRALADYQVVGVTTNVAFLTAIAGHAAFKDVEIDTGFIERHRDDLLPPPAPVPGRGLVLAALAVLMRRHGEARAAARTGTDPHSPWLLATGWRLNDDNHHDLRFLDGEALRTVTLHFRAGGTYEVQVEGEGTVTASSVSLDDGTLTVVLGAERVRATVVMQKDDITILPGAGLVWRLRLDDPAAKAAETEGGSGKLTAPMPGTVVRVLVDEGQDVERGAPLMLLEAMKMEHTIKAPAAGRVTAVNFAAGDQVAEGVELLSIEIEEGKKA comes from the coding sequence ATGTTCGACACCATTCTGATTGCCAACCGCGGCGAAATCGCCGCCCGCGTGATCCGCACCGCCCGCCGTTTGGGCATCCGCACCGTCGCCGTCCATTCCGACGCCGACGCCAAGGCGCTGCACGTGGCCTTGGCGGACGAGGCCGTGTGCATCGGCCCCGCCGCCGCATCGGAAAGCTATCTGCGCGGGGACACAATCCTTGAAGTGGCCCGCCTGACGGGCGCCCAGGCCATCCACCCCGGCTATGGCTTTTTGTCGGAAAACGCCGGCTTTGCCGCCGCGTGCGCCGACTCCGGCATCACCTTCATCGGCCCGCCCATCGAGGCAATCCGGGTCATGGGGTCCAAGGCGGAATCCAAGCGGGTGATGAGCGGTGCCGACGTGCCGCTGGTTCCGGGATACCACGGCACCGCCCAGGATCTCGACACCCTGGCGGCGGAGGCCGGGCGCATCGGCTATCCCGTGCTGGTCAAGGCATCCGCCGGCGGCGGCGGCAAGGGGATGCGCGTGGTGCGCGACCCGGCCGACTTCGCCGATGCCGTGGCCGGTGCCCGCCGTGAAGCGAAAGCCGCGTTCGGCGACGACAGCCTGCTGTTGGAAAAGTACCTGACCCGTCCGCGCCATGTGGAAATCCAGGTCTTCGCCGACACCCACGGCAACGCGGTCTATCTGTTCGAGCGCGATTGCTCGCTCCAGCGCCGTCACCAGAAGGTGATCGAGGAGGCGCCGGCCCCCAGCCTGCCCGACGACATCCGCCGCCGCATGGGCGAAGCGGCGGTGGCCGCCGCCCGCGCGGTGAACTACGTCGGCGCCGGCACGGTGGAATTCCTCTACGAGGATGGCCGCTTCTACTTCATCGAGATGAACACCCGGCTGCAGGTGGAACATCCGGTGACGGAGATGATCACCGGCCAGGATCTGGTGGAATGGCAGATCCGGGTCGCCTCGGGCCAGCCGTTGCCGCTGATGCAGGACCAGCTTGTCCGTAAGGGCCACGCGTTCGAGGCGCGGCTTTACGCCGAAGACCCCCAGCGCGATTTCCTGCCCCAGACGGGCCGTCTGGTCCGCCTGCGCCCGCCCGCGGAAAACGCCCACGTCCGCGTCGATACCGGCGTGCGCGAGGGGGATTCGGTCACCGTCCACTACGACCCCATGATCGCCAAGCTGATCGTGTGGGACGAGACCCGCGACGCAGCATTGCGCCGGCTGCACCGGGCGCTGGCCGATTATCAGGTGGTGGGGGTGACGACCAACGTCGCGTTCCTGACCGCCATCGCCGGCCATGCGGCGTTCAAGGATGTGGAAATCGACACCGGCTTCATCGAGCGGCACCGCGACGACCTGCTGCCGCCGCCGGCCCCGGTGCCGGGGCGGGGGCTGGTGCTGGCCGCCCTGGCCGTGCTGATGCGCCGCCATGGGGAAGCGCGGGCCGCGGCCCGTACCGGGACCGACCCGCATTCCCCCTGGCTGCTTGCCACCGGCTGGCGGCTGAACGACGACAACCACCACGACCTGCGCTTCCTGGACGGGGAGGCGCTGCGCACCGTCACCCTGCATTTCCGCGCGGGCGGCACCTATGAGGTGCAGGTGGAGGGGGAGGGCACCGTCACCGCCTCCTCCGTTTCGCTCGACGACGGCACGCTGACGGTGGTGCTGGGGGCCGAGCGGGTGCGGGCCACGGTGGTGATGCAGAAGGACGACATCACCATCCTGCCCGGCGCCGGTCTGGTGTGGCGCCTGCGCCTGGACGACCCCGCGGCCAAGGCGGCGGAGACGGAGGGCGGATCGGGCAAGCTGACCGCCCCCATGCCCGGCACCGTCGTCCGCGTGCTGGTGGACGAAGGGCAGGATGTCGAGCGCGGCGCGCCGCTGATGCTGCTGGAGGCCATGAAGATGGAACACACCATCAAGGCCCCCGCCGCCGGCCGCGTCACCGCCGTGAACTTCGCCGCCGGGGATCAGGTGGCCGAGGGGGTGGAGTTGCTGTCCATCGAGATCGAGGAGGGAAAAAAGGCATGA
- a CDS encoding enoyl-CoA hydratase/isomerase family protein has protein sequence MTDAVLTHRDGPVAYITLNRADRHNAFDDALIAALTNAFEKAGADDGVRAVVLAASGPSFSAGADLGWMKRMAGYSQDENLRDARALARLMRTIDRCPKPVVAAVQGAAYGGGVGLVAACDIAIAADNAGFCLSEVKLGLIPAVISPYVVAAIGERASRRYFLTAERFAADEAHRLGLVHQVVVADGLAAAVADTLARLAEGGPAAQAAAKELIAGVTHPEPGVDVLDWTAQRIAAVRASDEGREGVGAFLEKRKPRWRMPGAEG, from the coding sequence ATGACCGATGCCGTACTGACCCACCGCGACGGCCCGGTGGCCTATATCACGCTCAACCGTGCCGACCGTCACAACGCCTTCGACGACGCGCTGATCGCGGCCCTGACCAATGCCTTCGAGAAGGCCGGGGCCGATGACGGCGTGCGCGCCGTGGTCCTGGCCGCCTCCGGCCCCAGCTTTTCCGCCGGGGCCGATCTGGGCTGGATGAAGCGGATGGCGGGATATTCGCAGGACGAGAACCTGCGCGACGCCCGCGCGCTGGCCCGGCTGATGCGCACCATCGACCGTTGCCCCAAGCCGGTGGTGGCGGCGGTGCAGGGGGCGGCCTATGGCGGCGGGGTCGGGCTGGTGGCCGCCTGCGACATCGCCATCGCCGCCGACAACGCCGGCTTCTGCCTGTCGGAGGTCAAGCTGGGGCTGATCCCCGCCGTCATCAGCCCCTATGTGGTCGCCGCCATCGGCGAGCGGGCCAGCCGGCGCTATTTCCTGACCGCCGAACGCTTCGCCGCCGACGAGGCGCACCGGCTGGGGCTGGTGCATCAGGTGGTGGTGGCGGACGGTCTGGCCGCCGCCGTGGCCGACACGCTGGCCCGGCTGGCCGAGGGTGGCCCCGCCGCCCAGGCCGCGGCCAAGGAACTCATCGCCGGGGTCACCCACCCGGAACCGGGGGTAGATGTGCTGGACTGGACCGCCCAGCGCATCGCCGCCGTCCGCGCCTCTGATGAAGGGCGCGAGGGGGTGGGGGCTTTCCTGGAAAAACGCAAACCCCGCTGGCGTATGCCGGGCGCGGAGGGCTGA
- a CDS encoding carboxyl transferase domain-containing protein translates to MTVIKSAINPRSAEFQANADAMAALVADLRDKVSAIKQGGGAKARDKHTARGKLLPRERIRHLLDVGSPFLELSQMAAYGVYDDNIAAAGIVTGIGSVMGQECMVVANDATVKGGTYYPLTVKKHLRAQEIAQQNNLPCLYLVDSGGANLPNQDEVFPDRDHFGRIFFNQANMSAAGIPQIAVVMGSCTAGGAYVPAMSDEAIIVRNQGTIFLGGPPLVKAATGEVVSAEDLGGADVHCRTSGVADHYAMNDAHALALARQVVGNLNRTKAVPLALRTPEEPLYDPRELYGIIPNDARKPFDIREVIARVVDGSRFDEFKPLYGATLVCGFAHIFGYPVGIIANNGILFSESALKGAHFVELCCQRGIPLVFLQNITGFMVGRKYESGGIAKDGAKLVTAVACAKVPKFTMIVGGSYGAGNYGMCGRAYSPRFLWMWPNSRIAVMGGEQAAGVLAQVRRDALEAQGKTWPAEEEDAFKAPIRQQYETQGHPYYASARLWDDGIVDPADARMVLGLGISASLNAPIPPTPFGVFRM, encoded by the coding sequence ATGACGGTCATCAAGAGCGCCATCAATCCGCGCTCGGCGGAATTCCAGGCCAACGCCGACGCCATGGCGGCCCTGGTCGCCGACCTGCGCGACAAGGTTTCGGCCATCAAGCAGGGCGGCGGAGCCAAGGCGCGGGACAAGCACACCGCGCGCGGCAAGCTGCTGCCGCGCGAGCGCATCCGCCACCTGCTGGATGTGGGGTCGCCGTTTCTGGAACTGTCCCAGATGGCGGCCTATGGGGTCTATGACGACAACATCGCGGCGGCGGGCATCGTCACCGGCATCGGGTCCGTCATGGGCCAGGAATGCATGGTGGTCGCCAACGACGCCACGGTGAAGGGCGGCACCTATTACCCCCTGACCGTCAAGAAGCACCTGCGCGCCCAGGAAATCGCGCAACAGAACAATCTGCCCTGCCTCTATCTGGTGGACAGCGGCGGCGCCAACCTGCCCAACCAGGACGAGGTGTTCCCCGACCGAGACCATTTCGGGCGCATCTTCTTCAATCAGGCCAACATGTCGGCGGCGGGCATCCCCCAGATCGCCGTGGTGATGGGAAGCTGCACCGCGGGCGGCGCCTATGTCCCCGCCATGTCGGACGAGGCGATCATCGTCCGCAACCAGGGCACCATCTTCCTGGGCGGCCCGCCGCTGGTGAAGGCCGCCACCGGCGAGGTGGTCTCGGCGGAGGATCTGGGCGGGGCCGACGTGCATTGCCGCACCTCGGGCGTGGCCGACCACTATGCCATGAACGACGCCCACGCGCTGGCGCTGGCCCGTCAGGTGGTGGGCAACCTGAACCGCACCAAAGCGGTGCCGCTGGCCCTGCGCACCCCGGAAGAACCGCTGTACGACCCGCGCGAACTCTACGGCATCATCCCCAACGACGCCCGCAAGCCGTTCGACATCCGCGAGGTCATCGCCCGCGTGGTGGACGGCAGCCGGTTCGACGAGTTCAAGCCGCTGTACGGCGCCACGCTGGTGTGCGGCTTCGCCCATATCTTCGGCTATCCGGTGGGGATCATCGCCAACAACGGCATCCTGTTCTCCGAATCCGCGCTGAAGGGCGCGCATTTCGTGGAGCTGTGCTGCCAGCGCGGCATCCCGCTGGTGTTCCTGCAGAACATCACCGGCTTCATGGTGGGCCGCAAGTACGAGAGCGGCGGCATCGCCAAGGACGGGGCTAAGCTGGTGACCGCGGTCGCCTGCGCCAAGGTTCCCAAATTCACCATGATCGTCGGCGGCAGCTATGGCGCCGGCAACTACGGCATGTGCGGCCGGGCCTACAGCCCGCGCTTCCTGTGGATGTGGCCCAATTCCCGCATCGCGGTGATGGGCGGCGAGCAAGCGGCGGGCGTGTTGGCCCAGGTGCGCCGCGACGCGCTGGAGGCTCAGGGCAAGACGTGGCCGGCAGAGGAGGAGGACGCCTTCAAGGCCCCGATCCGCCAGCAGTACGAAACGCAAGGGCACCCCTATTACGCCAGCGCCCGGTTGTGGGACGACGGCATCGTCGATCCCGCCGACGCGCGCATGGTGCTGGGCTTGGGCATTTCCGCCTCGCTGAATGCACCGATCCCGCCGACGCCGTTCGGCGTGTTCCGCATGTGA
- a CDS encoding acyl-CoA dehydrogenase, translating to MMLTEEQRMVRDMARSFAQARLAPTAAERDRTGAFPADELREMGELGLLGMTVPEEWGGAGTDYVSYALAVEEIAAGDGAISTIMSVHNSVGCTPILNYGTEAQKERFLRPMVRGEAIGCFCLTEPQAGSDAAAIKTRARRDGDHWVLNGSKQFITSASKASVAIVFAVTDAQAGKRGISAFIVPTDTPGYVVARKEDKLGQNCSDTCLVTFEDCRVPADLMLGREGDGYRIALANLEGGRIGIASQSVGMARSALEHALRYAQERQSFGTAIINHQAVSFRLADMATRVEAARQLVLNAASMRDAGVPCLKEACMAKLFASEMAERVCSDAIQIHGGYGYLKDFPVERIYRDVRVCQIYEGTSDIQRLVIARALAQG from the coding sequence ATGATGCTGACCGAAGAACAGCGCATGGTCCGCGACATGGCGCGCAGCTTCGCGCAAGCGCGGCTGGCGCCCACCGCCGCCGAGCGGGACCGCACCGGCGCCTTTCCCGCCGATGAATTGCGGGAAATGGGCGAATTGGGCCTGCTGGGCATGACCGTGCCGGAGGAATGGGGTGGGGCCGGCACCGATTACGTGTCGTACGCTCTGGCGGTGGAGGAAATCGCCGCCGGTGATGGTGCGATCTCCACCATCATGAGCGTCCACAACTCGGTCGGCTGCACCCCGATCCTGAATTACGGCACCGAGGCGCAGAAGGAACGCTTCCTCCGCCCCATGGTGCGGGGGGAGGCGATCGGCTGCTTCTGCCTGACCGAGCCGCAGGCAGGATCGGATGCCGCCGCCATCAAGACACGCGCCCGCCGCGACGGCGATCATTGGGTGCTGAACGGGTCCAAGCAGTTCATCACCAGCGCGTCCAAGGCATCCGTCGCCATCGTCTTCGCCGTCACCGACGCGCAAGCCGGAAAGCGCGGCATCTCCGCCTTCATCGTGCCCACCGACACCCCCGGTTACGTGGTGGCGCGCAAGGAGGACAAGCTGGGGCAAAATTGCTCCGACACCTGTCTGGTGACGTTCGAGGATTGCCGCGTCCCCGCCGACCTGATGCTGGGGCGGGAGGGTGACGGCTACCGCATTGCGCTGGCCAATCTTGAGGGCGGGCGGATCGGCATCGCCTCCCAATCCGTGGGCATGGCGCGGTCGGCGCTGGAGCACGCGCTCCGCTACGCGCAGGAGCGGCAGAGCTTCGGCACCGCCATCATCAACCATCAGGCGGTGTCGTTCCGGCTGGCCGACATGGCGACACGGGTGGAGGCGGCGCGGCAGTTGGTGCTGAACGCCGCATCCATGCGCGATGCCGGCGTGCCGTGCCTGAAGGAAGCGTGCATGGCCAAGCTGTTCGCCTCGGAAATGGCGGAGCGGGTGTGCTCCGACGCCATCCAGATCCATGGCGGTTACGGCTATCTGAAGGATTTCCCGGTGGAGCGGATCTATCGCGACGTCCGCGTCTGCCAGATTTACGAAGGCACCAGCGACATTCAACGGCTGGTCATCGCCCGCGCGCTGGCGCAGGGCTGA
- a CDS encoding acetyl-CoA C-acyltransferase, which produces MTDPVVIVAVARTPMGGFQGDLASVAAPQLGAAAIKAAVERAGIAADAVDEVFMGNVLPAGVGQAPARQAALGAGLPLGVGCTTISKVCGSGMKAVMLAHDLLKAGTASVMVAGGMESMSNAPYLLDRARGGYRLGHGRVIDHMFFDGLEDAYDKGRLMGTFAEECADAYGFTREAQDAYAIESLRRAKAAIETGAFAAEVVPVTVKGRKGDTQIVQDEQPLKASPDKIPTLKPAFRPDGTVTAANSSSISDGGAALVLMLRSEAEKRGLPIVAEIKGHTNHAQKPSLFTTAPVGAMSKLFDKVGWKAGDVDLFEINEAFAVVTMAAMRDLDLPHDKVNVHGGACALGHPIGASGARILVTLLAALEKYGLKRGVASLCIGGGEATAVAVERV; this is translated from the coding sequence ATGACCGATCCGGTCGTCATCGTCGCCGTTGCCCGCACCCCCATGGGCGGTTTCCAGGGTGATCTGGCCTCCGTCGCCGCGCCGCAGCTCGGTGCTGCCGCAATCAAGGCGGCGGTGGAGCGCGCCGGCATCGCCGCCGACGCGGTGGACGAGGTGTTCATGGGCAACGTGCTGCCCGCCGGCGTCGGTCAGGCCCCGGCGCGTCAGGCGGCACTCGGCGCCGGCCTGCCGCTGGGGGTGGGCTGCACCACCATCTCCAAGGTCTGCGGGTCGGGGATGAAGGCGGTGATGCTGGCCCACGATCTGCTGAAGGCCGGCACCGCCTCGGTCATGGTGGCGGGGGGCATGGAGAGCATGTCCAACGCCCCCTATCTGCTGGACCGGGCGCGCGGCGGCTACCGCCTGGGCCATGGGCGGGTGATCGACCATATGTTCTTCGACGGGCTGGAGGACGCCTATGACAAGGGGCGCCTGATGGGCACCTTTGCCGAGGAATGCGCCGATGCCTATGGCTTCACCCGCGAGGCCCAGGACGCCTATGCCATCGAAAGCCTGCGCCGCGCCAAGGCCGCCATCGAAACCGGGGCGTTTGCCGCCGAGGTGGTGCCGGTGACGGTGAAGGGCCGCAAGGGCGACACCCAGATCGTTCAGGACGAGCAGCCGCTGAAGGCCAGCCCCGACAAGATCCCCACCCTGAAGCCAGCCTTCCGCCCCGACGGCACGGTGACGGCGGCGAATTCGTCGTCCATCTCCGACGGCGGTGCAGCACTGGTGCTGATGCTGCGGTCGGAAGCGGAAAAGCGCGGCCTGCCCATCGTGGCGGAGATCAAGGGGCACACCAACCACGCCCAGAAGCCGTCATTGTTCACCACCGCCCCCGTCGGCGCCATGAGCAAGCTGTTCGACAAGGTGGGCTGGAAGGCCGGCGACGTTGACCTGTTCGAGATCAACGAAGCCTTTGCCGTGGTCACCATGGCCGCCATGCGCGACCTGGACCTGCCCCACGACAAGGTGAACGTCCACGGCGGTGCCTGTGCGCTGGGTCACCCCATCGGCGCGTCGGGTGCCCGCATTCTGGTGACGCTGCTGGCAGCGCTGGAGAAGTACGGGCTGAAGCGCGGTGTCGCCTCCTTGTGCATCGGCGGCGGCGAGGCGACGGCGGTCGCGGTCGAGCGGGTGTAA